The Sphaeramia orbicularis chromosome 16, fSphaOr1.1, whole genome shotgun sequence genome window below encodes:
- the efna1b gene encoding ephrin-A1b, translating into MDVVCLVCLALNIGAWFASAERHSVYWNSSNPNFLWDEYTVEVRINDYLDIICPHYTHGEVPSHAAERYVLYMVEKEDYEVCKPHSFDQLRWECSRPFAPHVPEKFSEKFQRFTPFTLGKEFRQGESYYYISKPMHHHGQECLRLKVDVADHKGSMGKTHINKSKAEDTGKILDSGKIRFPSGGVHNPSNRLPADDPAAMEPNVQRSIGSSGTQLVSLSLFFTLIPVLLAVMLH; encoded by the exons ATGGATGTAGTGTGTCTGGTGTGTTTGGCGCTGAACATCGGTGCTTGGTTCGCCTCTGCGGAGAGACACAGCGTCTACTGGAACAGCTCCAACCCAAA CTTCCTGTGGGATGAGTACACAGTGGAAGTGCGTATCAACGACTATCTGGATATCATCTGTCCACACTACACCCACGGCGAGGTGCCATCACACGCAGCTGAGCGCTATGTCCTGTACATGGTGGAGAAGGAGGACTATGAAGTGTGTAAACCCCACTCCTTTGATCAGCTTCGTTGGGAGTGTTCACGTCCCTTCGCTCCCCACGTGCCCGAAAAATTCTCTGAGAAGTTCCAGCGTTTTACCCCCTTCACCCTGGGCAAGGAGTTCAGACAGGGGGAGAGCTACTATTATATTT CTAAGCCAATGCATCATCATGGTCAGGAGTGTCTAAGGCTTAAAGTGGATGTTGCCGACCATAAAGGCTCCATGGGAAAGACTCACATAAACAAATCCAAAGCAGAGGACACTGGAAAGATCTTGGATAGTGGAAAAATCAGATTTCCTTCTGGAGGAGTGCATAACCCCTCTAACCGGCTCCCAGCAG aTGACCCTGCTGCGATGGAGCCGAATGTCCAGAGGAGCATCGGCAGTTCAGGAACACAGCTGGTCTCCCTCTCACTTTTCTTTACATTGATCCCAGTCCTATTAGCTGTGATGCTGCACTAA